The window GCCACGAACGGCTCGAACACGTCGTAGTACATCTTGGGCAGCTCGGGGCCGCCGGGCCAGGGTGACTCGCGGCGCGCGGGAATGTGCGAGTGCTCCGGGAACCAGAGTGACTCGAAGCCGCGCTCTTCTGCGGCGCGCGCAAGCGCAGCCGGGCCGATGGAGGAGTCCGTGGGGAACATGGTGAGGCCGAGCTTCATGGCCTCATTCTACGCGCGCACTAGGGGAAGAAGCGGTACCAGAACCAGCGCGAGCCGGCGCCGAGCTGCAGCGCCGGAATCGACACCGGCACGTCGTTGCGCGTGATGCCCGCCAGCTCGAGCGTGCGGCCCTTCTGGGGCAGCGCGCTGGTGTCGAACGTGAGCAGGAGCTCGCCAGACTCGAGCACGGCGATCTTCGCGCTGTTCACCGACTTGTGCGGCTCGACCGAGCGCGAGCAGGGCTCCATCTCGCGCAGCGGGAGCTCCTGGCCGGCGAGCGACTCCGCCTTGTCCGGCAGCACCACGCGGTAGCGCATGGGCGTCACGCGCGCGCCGTCGGCGCCCACGATCGCGAGGTCGGCGAAGCGCGCCTTCCACGGGCCCTTGGCCTCGAAGGTGACTCGCACGAGCGTCGTGCCCGGCAGTCCCGGAGTGTCCGCGCTCGAGAACATCGGCACGGGCAGCGGCACGATCATCCAGAAGCCCGCGTCCCAGTCACAGATCGACACGATCACGTCGCTGGCGGGGCTCGCCCCCGTGGGGTCCTGTGCGAAGCCGTGGCCGGTGCGGTCGCGCGACACGGGCACGGCGTCGGAGGGCGAGATCGGCGTGCCGCCCACGGGCGTGGTGTAGTGCTCGCGGCTCAACACGAAGCAGCCGCACAGCGCGAACGCGAGCAGGAAGACGAAGCGGCGCACGGACTCTCCCCCGGAACGGCGCAGATTCTCTGCTACGATCGGCCGCATGTCACTCCCCGGGCCCGGCTCGCCCGCCGCGCCCGCGCCCGAGATCTCGGTCCTGCTCCCGGTGCGCGACGGCGCCGAGACTCTGCGCGCGGCGCTCGACTCGACACTGGCGAGTGTCGGCCCCGCCATCGAGGTCGTGTGCGTCGACGACGGCTCACGCGACGCCACCGCCGCCATCCTGCGGGACTACGCGCGGCGCGACGCGCGCCTGCGCGTGCTGACCCGGCCGGCGCGCGGCATCGTGCCGTCGCTCTGCGACGCGCTCGCCGCGGCGCGCGCGCCGTTGGTGGCGCGCATGGACGCCGACGACGAGATGCACCCCGAGCGGCTCGCCGCGCAGCGCACCCTGCTCGAGGCCCGGCCCGACCTGGGCCTGGCCGGGTGCCTGGTCGAGTCATTCCGCGCCGGCGGGCTGCGCGACGGCTACCGGCTGTTCACCGACTGGGCGAACGCGTGTGTCTCGCCCGACGAGATCTCGCGCGAGGCCTTCGTCGACTGCCCGGTGCCCCACCCGACCTGGCTCGCCCCGCGCGCGGCGATCGAGCGCGCCGGCGGCTGGCGCGACCCGGGCTGGGCCGAGGACCTCGACCTCTTCTACCGCCTGCTCGAGCAGGGCGTGCGCGCGGCCAAGGTCCCGCGGACGCTGCACCGCTGGCGCGATCACGACGGCCGGCTCAGCCGCACCGACCCGCGTTACGGACGGGTGGGGCTGGCCCGCGCCAAGGCCCACTGGCTGCCGCGCATCCGGCCGATGTCGGCCGCCGTTTTTCTGGGCGCGGGTCGCACCGCGCGCCGTTATGCCCGGCTTCTCGCCTCGGAAGGCGTGAAAACGCACGCCCTGGCCGCTCCCGAGGAGCCCGGGCCGGCATGCAGCTGGCAAGGCATTCCGGTGCTCGGCCCTGCGGGGCTCGCAGCAGGCGTTTCGGACTGGCGGCGGTCGGGGATGTTGTTCCTGGGTGCGGCGGCGGTGCGTGGCGCGCGCAGCCGGATTCGGGAAATCCTCTCCGGTCTCGGCCTCGTCGAAGGGCGCGATTTCGTCATGTTGGCCTAGGACATCGCCGAAGGTGGGAGAACGCATGTCTCGAGGGGATCTGGCGCTGGTGCTGATGGCGGCGGGCAAAGGCACGCGCATGCGCTCGCGCCTGCCGAAGGTCCTGCACCCGGTGTGCGGGCGGCCCATTCTCATGCACGCGCTCGAGCTGGGGCGCGAGCTGGGCGCCAAGCGCCGGATCGTGGTCGTGGGCTCGGGCGAGGACGAGGTGCGGGCCGCTCTCGCCGCCGAGGGCTACTCGGACGTGGAGCTGGTGCGCCAGGCCGAGCAGCGCGGAACGGGCCACGCGGCGCTGCAGGCCAAGTCGCTGCTCGCCGACCACCCGGGTCCCGTGCTGGTGATGAACGGCGACCACCCGCTCTATCGCGCGCGCACCTTCCGGGCCCTGCGCGAGGCCTTCGAGCGCAGCGGCGCCGACCTGGAGATCCTGGTGACCGACATGCCCAACCCGACCGGCTACGGGCGCGTGCTGCGCGACGCCGGCGGGCGCGTGGCGCGCGTGGTCGAAGAGGTCGAGCTGGCCGAGACCATGAAGCGCATCAGCGAGGTGAACCTGGGCGCGTATCTCGCCGAGGCCAGCCTGCTCTTCGACCTGCTCGAGCGCGTGCGCGACGACAACGAGAAGGGCGAGTTCTACATCACCGACGTGGTCGAGATCGCGCGCCAGCTCGGCAAGACCGTCGACAGCGCGAAGGCCGAGGACTGGACCGAGTCACTGGGCATCAACACGCGGCTCGAGCTCGCGCGCGCCGAAGGCCTGCTGCGCGAGCGCATCGTCGACAAGCTCATGCTCGACGGGGTGACGCTCGAGGACCCCGAGCAGACCTACATCGACGTCGACGTGCAGATCGGCCAAGACACGGTGATCGCCGCGGGCGCGGTGATCCGCCGCGGCGTGCGCATCGGCACGGGCTGCCGCATCGACCCGGGCGTGGTGATCGAGGGGTCGGTGCTGGGCAACGACGTGTGGCTCAAGCCCGGCTGCTACCTCGAGGGCTCGCGCATCGCCGACCGCTGCGTGCTCGGCCCCAACGCCCACCTGCGCCCGGGCGCCGACCTGGGCGAGGACGTGCGGCTGGGGAACTTCGTCGAGGTGAAGAACTCGGTGATCGGCGCCGGCACCAAGGCCGACCACCTGACCTACATCGGCGACGCCGACGTGGGCAGCAAAGTGACCTTCGGCTGCGGATCCATCGTCGTGAACTACGACGGGGAGAAGAAGCGGCGAACCACGATCGGCGACGGCGCTTTCATCGGCTGCAATTCGAATCTGCTCGCCCCGGTCGTCATCGAAGCCGAGGCGTACGTCGGCGCGGGCTCGACCATCAGCAAGACGGTCCCCAGCGGGGCCCTCGGCATCGCGCGGGCGGAGCAGCGCAACATCGAGGGCTGGCGCAAGCGCCGTTTCAAGGGCGGTCACGAGCACGACCAGTGAGTCAGTGAGTGAGGAAGAGGCGAGGCGAGGGCGTCCCGAGCCGAGCCGGCAAGGGGCGGAAGCCCCGCGCAGTGAGCCGCAGGCGAACGAAGGAACCAGGACATGTGCGGGATCGTAGGCTACGTAGGCCACAGTGACCGGGCGCAGGACGTGATTCTCGACGGGCTGCGGCGGCTCGAGTACCGCGGCTACGACTCGGCGGGGATCGCGGTCGTGGTCGACCGGAAGCTCCGGCTGGTGCGCGCGCAGGGCAAGCTCGTGAACCTCGAGGCTGCGCTGCGCGACGTGCCGCTCGCCGGCTCGCTCGGCATCGGCCACACGCGTTGGGCGACTCACGGCAAGCCCAGTGAGCGCAACGCGCATCCGCACGTCGCGGGCACGGTCGCGGTGATCGGCAACGGCATCGTCGAGAACTTCCGCGAGCTGCGCGACGAGCTGGAGCGCGCCGGCTGCGTGTTCAAGAGCGACACCGACACCGAG is drawn from Myxococcota bacterium and contains these coding sequences:
- a CDS encoding glycosyltransferase, encoding MSLPGPGSPAAPAPEISVLLPVRDGAETLRAALDSTLASVGPAIEVVCVDDGSRDATAAILRDYARRDARLRVLTRPARGIVPSLCDALAAARAPLVARMDADDEMHPERLAAQRTLLEARPDLGLAGCLVESFRAGGLRDGYRLFTDWANACVSPDEISREAFVDCPVPHPTWLAPRAAIERAGGWRDPGWAEDLDLFYRLLEQGVRAAKVPRTLHRWRDHDGRLSRTDPRYGRVGLARAKAHWLPRIRPMSAAVFLGAGRTARRYARLLASEGVKTHALAAPEEPGPACSWQGIPVLGPAGLAAGVSDWRRSGMLFLGAAAVRGARSRIREILSGLGLVEGRDFVMLA
- the glmU gene encoding bifunctional UDP-N-acetylglucosamine diphosphorylase/glucosamine-1-phosphate N-acetyltransferase GlmU produces the protein MSRGDLALVLMAAGKGTRMRSRLPKVLHPVCGRPILMHALELGRELGAKRRIVVVGSGEDEVRAALAAEGYSDVELVRQAEQRGTGHAALQAKSLLADHPGPVLVMNGDHPLYRARTFRALREAFERSGADLEILVTDMPNPTGYGRVLRDAGGRVARVVEEVELAETMKRISEVNLGAYLAEASLLFDLLERVRDDNEKGEFYITDVVEIARQLGKTVDSAKAEDWTESLGINTRLELARAEGLLRERIVDKLMLDGVTLEDPEQTYIDVDVQIGQDTVIAAGAVIRRGVRIGTGCRIDPGVVIEGSVLGNDVWLKPGCYLEGSRIADRCVLGPNAHLRPGADLGEDVRLGNFVEVKNSVIGAGTKADHLTYIGDADVGSKVTFGCGSIVVNYDGEKKRRTTIGDGAFIGCNSNLLAPVVIEAEAYVGAGSTISKTVPSGALGIARAEQRNIEGWRKRRFKGGHEHDQ
- a CDS encoding glutamine--fructose-6-phosphate aminotransferase (Catalyzes the first step in hexosamine metabolism, converting fructose-6P into glucosamine-6P using glutamine as a nitrogen source) produces the protein MCGIVGYVGHSDRAQDVILDGLRRLEYRGYDSAGIAVVVDRKLRLVRAQGKLVNLEAALRDVPLAGSLGIGHTRWATHGKPSERNAHPHVAGTVAVIGNGIVENFRELRDELERAGCVFKSDTDTE